A window from Corynebacterium urealyticum DSM 7109 encodes these proteins:
- the prfB gene encoding peptide chain release factor 2: protein MQPDVSSDLKDLEGTLTTIERVLDLDELDWRARELEDQAADPSLWDDPDHAQQVTSELSRVQAKLKKIRELRQRLEDLPVLYNMAEEEAAEDPAASEDAVAMAEEERSALRAAIESLEITTMLSGEYDQREALVNIRSGAGGVDAADWAEMLLRMYTRWAEQHGHKVDIYDISYAEEAGIKSATFVIHGDYMYGTLSVEQGAHRLVRISPFDNQGRRQTSFAEVEVLPVVEQTDSIEVPDADVRVDVYRSSGPGGQSVNTTDSAVRLTHIPTGIVVTCQNEKSQIQNKASAMRVLQAKLLEKKRQEEKAEMDALGAGGNASWGNQMRSYVLHPYQMVKDLRTEYEVGDPQKVLDGDLDGLIEAGIRWRMAQQQEEGA from the coding sequence ATGCAACCGGATGTGAGCTCTGATCTGAAAGACCTGGAAGGCACCCTGACCACCATCGAGCGGGTGTTGGACCTCGACGAGCTGGACTGGCGCGCCCGCGAACTGGAGGATCAAGCCGCCGACCCCTCACTGTGGGACGATCCGGATCACGCCCAGCAGGTCACCTCGGAGCTCTCCCGCGTGCAAGCCAAGCTGAAGAAAATTCGCGAACTGCGCCAGCGGCTCGAGGACCTCCCGGTGCTCTACAACATGGCCGAGGAGGAAGCCGCGGAAGACCCCGCGGCGTCCGAGGACGCCGTTGCGATGGCGGAGGAAGAGCGCTCGGCGCTGCGGGCCGCCATCGAATCCTTGGAGATCACCACCATGCTCTCCGGCGAGTACGACCAGCGCGAGGCGCTCGTCAACATCCGTTCCGGCGCCGGTGGCGTGGATGCTGCGGACTGGGCAGAAATGCTGCTGCGCATGTACACCCGCTGGGCCGAGCAGCACGGACACAAGGTGGATATCTACGACATCTCCTACGCGGAGGAGGCGGGTATTAAGTCCGCGACCTTCGTCATCCACGGCGATTACATGTACGGCACGCTCTCCGTGGAGCAGGGGGCCCACCGCCTGGTACGCATCAGCCCCTTCGACAACCAGGGGCGCCGACAGACCAGCTTCGCCGAGGTGGAGGTCCTGCCTGTCGTGGAGCAGACGGACTCCATCGAGGTGCCGGATGCGGATGTTCGCGTGGACGTCTACCGCTCCTCCGGTCCGGGCGGGCAGTCCGTGAACACCACGGATTCCGCGGTGCGCCTGACCCACATCCCGACCGGCATCGTCGTGACCTGTCAGAATGAGAAATCCCAGATCCAGAACAAGGCCTCCGCCATGCGCGTGCTGCAGGCCAAGCTGCTGGAGAAGAAGCGCCAGGAGGAGAAGGCGGAAATGGATGCCCTCGGCGCAGGCGGCAACGCCTCCTGGGGCAACCAGATGCGCTCCTACGTGCTGCACCCGTACCAGATGGTCAAGGACCTGCGCACCGAGTACGAGGTCGGGGACCCGCAGAAGGTCCTCGACGGCGACCTCGACGGGCTCATCGAGGCCGGTATCCGCTGGCGCATGGCGCAGCAGCAGGAGGAGGGCGCCTAA